The Sporichthyaceae bacterium DNA segment TGCGGGCGCCGGACTCGTCGGGCACCGGCACCCGGGCCGGTGGACTGCCGGGGCCGCGCGGGCGGCACAACAAGCGGTGCACCGCGGACTCCGCGGTGATCGTGGATCGGGCCCACCACACGGTCAACGCGGACCGCGCCCTGGTCGTCGCGACGTAGAGCAGTCGCAGGTCCTCCCCGGCGTCCTCCCGCTGGTGCGCCCGCACCGCCTCGACCCAGCCCGCTCCGCTCGGCCCGCCGACGTCGCGGCAGCGGCGACCCTGCTTGTCGTGGAACAGCGCCACCGCCGGTTCGCTCACGTTGCGGTCCCAGCCGAACGGCACGTACACCAGCGGGAACTCCAAGCCCTTGCTGGCATGCACCGTGACCACCTGCACCGCGGCCGCGTCGGAGTCCAACCGGCGGCTGCGTTCCGGGTTGCCCTGCGGTGTCGCCGCCTCCTCGATGCGGCGGCGTAGCCAGGTCAGCAGAGCGGGCAGGCCCAGCCCGTCGCGCAGCGCGGCCGCGTGCAGGATCTCCCCGACGTGACGCAGATCGGTGGCGTGCCGTTCCCCCCCGACCTGGCCGAGCAAACCGGCCATCGTGGCGTGGGCGGCGTCCACCGCGGTGAGCAACGCGGCCACCCCACGCTCGGCCAGCACTGCGCTCCACCCGCGCAGCTGGTGCGCCAGGACGTCGTGCGCCGCTTCGCCACCGGCGTCCAACGCGGCCGCGTCCCAACCGATGAACGCGGAGACCGCCAACCGGCGCACCCGACCGACCCGATGCGGTTGTTCCACTGCCTCCAGCAACACCAGCCAGTCCCGCGCGGCCGCGGTGGCGAACACGTTGCTGGTGGCCCGCAGCACGCTGGGCACTCCGACCGCGACCAACGCGTCGCGCGCCTGCTCGGCCTGCAGATTGCTGCGCACCAGCACCGCGATGTCGCCCGGCCGCACCGGCCGCCATGGACCTGACGGGTCATCAGCGATGGTGCTGCCCTCGCCGAGCACCTCGACGATGGCGGCCACCAGATCGCGGATCACCAACGGGCGCACGCCGTCCACCAGCGGCGCACCGTTGCTCTTGGTGGGCAGCCCGGCGGTGGGCACGATGCGCACCTGCACGGGTGGGCGGGCATCGGGGGTGCGCAGCAACGGTGCCGGTCGCCCGGCGGCCACCGGGCCGACCACGATCTCGTCCTCGCCCAACGCGGCGCCGTCGAACAGCGTGTCCAGGCCGCGCAGCAGCGCGGCGTCGCTGCGCCAGTTGAAGTGCAGCGTGGCACGGGTGTCCGCGACCGTGGCGGCGGCGAGGTAGCTGTGCACGTCCCCGCCGCGGAAGGCATAGATGGCCTGCTTCGGGTCGCCGATCAACACCAATGTGGCGTGGCCGTGGAAGGCGCGGTGCAGGATCTCCCATTGCACCGGGTCGGTGTCCTGAAACTCGTCGACCAGCACGAATCGGTAGCGGCCACGCAGCCGCGCGGCCACGGTCGGGCCGTCCTCGGAGTGCGCGAGCACCGCGGCCAGGTGGGCCAATAGGTCGTCGAAGCTCATCGCCCGACGCTCGCGCAATCGGCGGGCGACTTCGGTGCGTACCGCGGTGGCGAACCGGGACCGGGTGCCGGCCCGCTCGTCCGGCTCGTCGCCGTCGGGCAGCAGTCGGGCATGGGTGTCCGTCGCGGCCTCGCGGGCGATGGCCAGGGCGTCCTTGGCACCGAACAATGGATCCCCGGTCGGTGCCCAGCGCCGTAGGTACAGGTCGAGAGCGACCTCCTGGACCAGATCGCCGAGATCCTCGAGCAACTCCGTCGAGGGATCCGCGTCCGCCGCGGTGCCCAGCGAGCGGATCACCAACTGGCAGAAGCCGTGCGTGGTGGCGATGGTGGCCGCGTCGAAGTCCACGCACGCCCGGGCCAACCGGACCTGCCGGGCGGCCACCTCCGGCGGGCTGCCCGCGGCCAGGTGGGCCAACAACGGATCGGGGTGCGGGCCGGGTCCCAGCGCCAGCACGTCGCGTGCTTCGCTCAACCGTTCGCGGACCCGCTCGCGCAGCTCGCGGGTGGCGGCGCGGCCGAAGGTGATGAGCAGGACGTCGCGCAGGTCGGCCGCACCTTCCGCGACGAACCGGGTCAGCAGTGCGGCGATCGTCCAGGTCTTACCGGTGCCCGCGGAGGCCTCCAACAGCGTGGTGCCGGTGGGCAAGGCACCGAGCACGTCGAACGGCACCGGGGAAGGTGAGTGTGTGGTCATGGCGACCCGCGCCGTTCCGCGGCGAACACCGGCGCCCACACGGTGGCAGCCATCGTCGCCAACCGCGCGATGCCGAGGTCGGCCAAGGTCGCGTCCCGACCCCAGACCAGTCGGTGCGCGTCCTCGACGACCTCCCCGCCCCAGCGGGTACGCCATTCCCGTTCCGCCGCGGCCAACGCGTTGTCCGGGTTCATGCCGCGGTGCACGGCGAGGGCGTAGGCGTGCGCGGTGTTCACCGGCAACGGCAGCGGAGCGCGGCGGCCCTCGTCGGCGAGCGCGATCAACTCGGCCAACGCCGCGGTGGCCACCTCGGCGGACACCGGTCCGAACACCTTGCGTGCGGCGTCCTTACGGTCCCGACCGGCCACCACGGCCTGCCAGGCCCGGCCGGGTCGCGACACGGTCAATGCCAGCAGGTCCATCCACGCGCCGAGCAGATGCTTGGCCGCCACCTTCGAGTACGAGACCCGCAGCACCGTGTCCCCGCGCACGCCACCGACCGTGCCGCGTAGCGTGCGTGCGACGCCGACCACGCGCAGGTCCACGTCGACGTCCAGGTTCTCCGCGGAGACCGCCAGGTAGGGCCGGGCCAGCACCGCGACGGTCTCCGCCGTGCTGCCGATGCGTTTCGCCTCCCGCTCGCCCAATGCGGCCGGCGGCAACGCGCCCCGGCGTTGCTCGATCGCGATGCAGTGACCCGGTGGTACGTCCCGCAACCGGGCGGCCAAAAACCGATCGCCGATCTCCCACTCGGCCAGCCCGCTGAGCTCCACCGGCAGCGTCGCGGGTGGTTCGGGGTCCTCGGTGGACAACCGCACGCCGAGGCGTTGCTCCAGGAATCCGCGCGCCGGGCTGAGCAGCATGCGGCGCAGGTCGTTCAGCTCCACGTCGCCCGCGGGCAAAGCCGGCAACGGCTCGGCGACCAGCCGGGGCCGGGGGCGGCGTTCGGAGAGCATCGCCCGGGCGCCGGCCAACGCGGCGGGGTCAAAGCTGACGGTACGTCGGATCGTGCCGCCGGCGCCCACCCCAAAGTTGCGTGGGTCGAACGGCTGCAGCGGGTGACGCACCGTCACGGCATCGCGTACCCGGCCGCCATCGGGCAGCCGGGCCACGGTGCCCAGTGCATCCGCCAGTTCACCCAGCGGAACGGCGGGCGGCACCGCCAAGCCGGTGCGTTCGTCGGCCCCGGTGTACAGCACGATCAGGTGCTCGCCGGCCGCACACACCGCGTCCAGCAACAGTTGGCGGTCCTCCGCCCGCGGGTCGCGTTCCCCATCGCGCGGGGCGCGGGCCAGCAGGTCGTCGCCGTCCACCACCCCCGCCCGGGGGAACGCCGCGTCGTCCAGTCCGAGCAGCACCACCACCCGGTGCGGTACCGAGCGCATCGGCACCAACGTGCAGACAGTCAAGGTGCCGGTGCGGAACCCGGATCGAGTGGGCCGGCCGGAGGCGCGGGCGGCCCACAACGCGGTCATGTCCTTCAGGCTCAGCTCGATGTCGGAATCGCCCGCCGCTTCGGCGATCTCGGCCACCTCGGTGGTGAGCGCCGCGCCCTGCCAGGACTCCAGCGGCGCGGCCACCGCGAGTACCGCGTCGGCGAGTGACCGGGTCCATTCGGCCACCGGCTGCGCAGACGTGAACGCGAGCACCGCGGCATGCACCCGGTCAATGAATTCGGCGAACCGGCCGAGGCGGTCCAGGTCCGCGGAGTCCACGTCGTCCACCGGGACCGCGTCGGCCAGCCACCCGCTGCCGTCCTCCATGGCGGCGCCGAGCAACAACCGGTCCAGCCCGTCCCGCCAGGTGCCCTGCGCGGTGTTGGACAGCTTGTACCGCGCGCGGTGTGGGCCGTCGAGCCCCCAACAGATGCACGCATCGGCGACCCAGCCGCGCAGCCGCGCGACGTCGTCATCATCGAAACCGAAGCGGCGGCGCACCGCGGGGGAGGAGGCCAGGTCCAACATGTCCGGCACGGTGACCCGACCGGCGGCCAGCCGTAGCAACGTCGCGGCCACCGCGAACAACGGATTTGCGCTGTGCGCGGACCGGTCGGCCAGCCGCACCGCGAGTGCGGCGGCCGGGTGCGCGAGCGCCGCGTGCTCCTCGGCGTCGACCCCGCCGCCGAACGCCGCGGCGATCAACGGCGCGAACTCCTCCACGTCCGGGCACATCACCACGATGTCCCGTGGCTGCAGACTCGCATCGGCCGCCAGCCGTTCCAACACCACCTCGCGCAGCACCTCGACCTGCCGGGTGCGGCCGTGGCAGGCGTGGAAGGCGACGCTGGTGTCGTCGCGATCCAACGGCAGGGCAGTGGCGGGCACCGCGTCCAGGGCCAGCGCCACCTGTAACCGGCCGAGCAGGGTGTCCGGCCGGGGCGGCGCCGGAAGCACGTGATCGACCAGGTCCGGCGCGAGCGCCAACAATCGTCGCTGCAACGCCTGGACATCGCGGGACAACGAGATCAGCAACGGGTGGTGGCCCTCCCGGCCCTCGGCCACCGCGGCCCACAACGCCGGGGAGGCGTGGTTCAGCCACAGGTGCACCTCGCGGTGCCCGGCCAACGCGGCCAGCACCTGCAGCCGGGAGGTCGACAACCGGTTCGCGCCATAGACGGAGAACCGCTCCGGCAACGCCGCCAGCTCCGGGTGTGCGTGCAACCGGGCCAACGCCGCGGGCAGTTGCTCGGCCGGCGCCGGCCCACCGATCCGCTCCCGCAGCATCCGCCAGATCCGCGGCTGCCAGCGCAGATCCGGCGGCAATGGGTCGGTCTCGGTGTCGTCCAGCCCGGCCGCCCAGCCGGCCAGCATCCCCGGCCGCTCGCGGCCGTAGCGCACGAACGTCGCGGCCAACCGCGCCGCGGCGGGGAACCGGCGGTCGCCCTCGGCGAGCCGGCGGGCGAGTCGTTCGTCGGCGCCGTCCAGCACCGCGAGCAGCGGCCACACCAACCGCTCGGCGTCCCACGGATCCCCGTCATCGGCGGCATCCGGCAGGGCCGCGGCCAATGCCGCGTCCAGCAGCGGACCGGGCGCGGGGAACAGCACGTTCGCGCACACCCCCGCCCCGCCGTCGCCCGCACCGAGCACGTGCGACAGCCGCTGGGCGAGCCAGCGCTCCACACCCTTGGCGGGCACCGCGACGATCTCCGCGGCGAACACATCGCCGACCGGAGTGCCGAGCAACGCGGCCAGGCCCTCGACCAGAACGTCCGCATCCGCGGACCGGTGCACGTGCAACATCGCCGCTCACCTTCTCAGCAGCCACCGACAACTCCTACGTCGCATCCACCACCCACCCCCCGTCCGCCCTTGGCGTGTGGGGCTATCACGCGCCGTGGATAGCCCCACACGCCATGAGAGGTGTGGTGTTGGCGGGGTGGAACGATGCGCGGATGCTGCTGCCCGACGGACTGCGCACCCCGGCGCTGCTGGTCGACCTGGACCGGCTGGAGGCCAACGTGGCGGGCATGGCCGCTCGGGCGGCCGAGGCCGGCTTCGCGCTGCGCCCGCACGCCAAGACCCACAAGTGTCTGCAGGTCGGGCAGCGACAACTGGCCGCCGGCGCCGCTGGACTGACCGTGGCCACGGTCGCCGAGGCCGAGGTGTTCGCGACGATCTGCCCGGACCTTTTCATTGCCTATCCGCTCTGGGTGGACGCCGAGCGCGGCGCCCGGCTGCGCGGGCTGCGCGAGCGGGTCAGGTTGTCGGTGGGCGTGGACTCCGCGGAGGGCGCCGCGGCCCTGGCCCGGCAGGCCGGCGCCGGCCTGGACGTCCTGGTGGAGATCGACAGCGGTCATCACCGCACCGGGGTCACGCCCGACCGGGCCGGTGAGGTAGCGGCCGCTGCGGCCCGGGCTGGGCTGGTGGTGCGCGGGGTGTTCACCTTCCCCGGCCATTCCTACGCGCCCGGCGCGGGCGCGCCCGCCGCGCATGACGAAGCGCAGGCGTTGGCGGCCGCAGCCGCGGCGCTGCACGCCGTGGGCCTGGACGCGGTGATCCGCAGCGGCGGCTCCACCCCGAGCATCGGCCACACCTCGGGTGGGACGGTCACCGAGGCCCGCCCCGGTGTCTATGTATTCGGTGACACCCAGCAGCTCGAACTCGGCGCGATCGGTCCGGACCACCTCGCGTTGGTCGCGGTCGGCACCGTCGTGCACCGCGGCCCGGAGAAGGTGGTGCTGGACGCGGGCAGCAAAGTGTTGGGCGCGGACCGACCGGCGTGGGCGTCCGGATTCGGTTACCTGCCGGCCCACCCCGAGGCCGCGGTCATTGGATTGTCCGAACACCACGCGACATTGCGCTGGCCGGGTGAACTTCCGGAGCTCGGCAGCCCGGTTGCGGTGGTCCCGAACCACGTCTGCAACGCGGTGAACCTGGCCGATGAGCTGCTGATCACGCGTGCGGGCCGCGTGATCGAGGCCTGGCCGGTCGCCGCACGCGGGGCAAATACCTGACGGGACGAAAACTCGGGCGCCGCGCCCTTGCCGGGTCCGAACGGGGCAATCCCGGACCGCTTTCCACAATTCGTCATTCCACGACGGTGCCCACATTTGCGCGCATAGCCTGCGCGCACGGTTCAGGGCAGTTGAGGGGATGTCGCGACACCGGGGGGAGCGGGATGCAACGTGGCCATTGAGCGCGTGCGGGTGCGTCTGGTCGCCCTTGCGGCATTTGCCGCGCTCGGCGTCGCCGCGTTCGGCCCGGCCGCGGCCGCGACCCGGGCGGTGCCCGGCCCGCGCTGGGTGCAGGTACAGGCCGCGCAGCGCGCGGATGCGCACCCGTTCCGCTCGGAGGTGCTGCACAACCGGTACCTGATCACGTTCGACCCCCGGACCAGCAACGACGAGGTGGGCAGCGCGCTGCGGCACGCCGAGGCGGCGGGTGGCGAGGCCTACTACCGCTACTCCCGCGCGGTGAAGGGCTTCGCGGCCGAGCTCACGCCGGAGGCGCTGCGCCGACTGCGCACCGATCCGTCGGTGGCCGGCATCGAGCCGGACGCAACGATCGCCATCGCGTCCAGCGAACCCAACCCGCCCAGCTGGGGGCTGGACCGCATCGATCAGCACACGCTGCCCCTGGACAACGACTACAGCTGGTCGGAAACCGGTAAGGGCGTCACCGCTTACATCATCGACACCGGCATCCGGTCCACCCACCAGGACCTCGCGGGTCGCGTACTACCGGGGTACAACATCGTCGATGACGGCCATGGCACCGAGGACTGCAACGGACACGGCACGCACGTCTCCGGCACCGTCGGCGGCACCACCTACGGCGTGGCCAAGCAGATCGATCTGGTGCCGGTGCGCGTGCTGGACTGCGACGGCACCGGGACCATCTCCGGCGTGGTCAAGGGTGTGGACTGGGTGACGGCTCATCACGACGGTCCGTCGGTGGCCAACATGAGCCTCGGTGGGGTCACCTCCGACACCCTGGACGCCGCGGTCGCGAACTCGATCGCGCACGGGGTCAACTACGTGGTGGCCGCGGGCAACGACGACGACGAGGCCTGCGCGTACTCACCGGGCCGGGTACCCGCGGTGATCACGGTGGGCGCCGTCGGGCGCACCGACGCCCGCGCGGAGTTCTCCAACTACGGCCAGTGTGTGGACCTGTGGGCGCCGGGTGAGGACATCGTGTCCGACTACGGCACCGGCGACAGCGACATCTCCACGCTGTCCGGCACCTCGATGGCCTCCCCGCACGTGGCCGGTGTGGTCGCCCAGTACCTGCAGGCCAATCCGAATGCCACCCCGGCACAGGTGCACGCCGCGATCGTCGGGTCCAGCAGCCCCAACGTGCTCTCCGACCTCGGCGACGGCTCGCCGAACAAAATGTTGTTCTCGCTGCTGCCCGCGCTGCTGAGCGGGCACGGCCCGACGATCAACCCGCCGCTGATGGTGCTGGGCCCGGCCACGACAAAGTCGGACGTGTCCGCGCCGGTGCAAATCCTGCTCGGGGCCGGCACCGATCCGGCCGAGGCGATCAAGAGCTACGAACTGCAACGCAGCGATGACGCCGGCAAGACCTGGTCCGACATCCCGTTGCCACAGCCGTTGGCCCGATCCGTGGTCACCACCATGAACACCCGCACCGTGCTGCTGCGCGCCCGCGCCCTGGATCCCGCGGGTCACGCGGGACCGTGGGCCACCGGCCCCACGGCGCAGTTCACGCTGTCCGACCAGAACACCCGCACCGCCTACGCGCCGAGCGCTCGGTGGTTCAGCGTCAACGTGCCCGACGCGCAGGACGGCACCCTGGCGATGAGCAGCGACGACGGTGCCACCGCCACGTTCACCTTCACCGGCACCCAGTTCGCCTGGATCGCCGACGAGTCCAGCGCCCGCGGCCAGGCCGCGGTGATTATCGATGGTGTGCAACAGGCCGTGGTCGACCTCTACTCGGTCACCCCCGGCGCGCAGCGCGTCGCCTACCTGGGCACCGGGCTGGCGTCCGGCGCCCACACCGTGATGATCAAGGTTCTGCACCGCAAGAACGCCGCGTCCACCGGCTACCTGGTCGGGGTGGACGGCTGGGCCACCGCCGGCTGACGGCGAGGTATCAGGCGCCGCACGCGGCGGCGTGCCGGACGGCATACCGGTCCGCCAACCCGTGCAGGGCGCCGGCGCAGTCCCCGGAAAACGACGAGCCGTGCATGATCGCCAACGTGGTCGGGTTCAGCTCGGCCAGCCGCCGGATGGTCGGCGCGGTGTCCGGGGTCAACGAGGTGCCCCGGAACATGGTCTCGGCCGCATCGGCCGGCTCGACCACGTCGGATTCGGTCACCGCGGGCCCGCGGCCCAGATGGGCGAACAGGTCGCTGCAGAACAACGTGCCGGTGACTTCCTCGTACAGCAACCGCGCGTCCCAGCCGTGCGGCACGTGCGGGGTGTCCAGGTGTCGCACTCGCTTGCCGCCGAGGTCGATCACCTCGCCGTCGGCCAGTGGTCGGGGCGGGCGGTCGGCGAGGTCGTTGAGCGAGACCATGCAGCCCATCGCGCCGTGCGCCACCTCGGCCTGTGGGGCAGCAGCCAGGAACGCGTTCATCCCGCCGCTCTCGTCGGCCTCCAGATGGTCGAAGGTGATCCAGCGCAGCGATTCGACCGGCAGCACGGTGGACACCGCGGCGCTGACCAGCGGGAACATCGCCCGGTGCCCGCAGTGGAAGAGCAGCGGCTGCTCGGCCCGGATCAGGAACTGGTGGAAGGTGAACCCGGTCGGACCGATGTCCCGGACGAACGTGGCGATGCGAAATATGTCCTGGGCGATCTCGTCGATCGTGGTGTCCGGTGCGCCGTCCATCATTTCTCCCTACCATGGGTTGCGGGTCCGTACGGGTGCGCCATGTGTCCCCGGGTCTCATTTGAAAAAGCCGTCGCGGGAACCCAGTTCGGCTGGGGCCGCGTTCGTGCGAAGCGCCGCGAGGCGACCATCGCACCACGACGGACCCAGCCAGCCCACCGGTAACGCCGGTGGGCTGGTGTTCTTAACGGCTCGCGGCCACCCGACGTAACACCTCGACGGAATCCGAGGTGACGCCGTCCACCCCGAGGTCGATCAGCGCCGTGGCCCGCGCCGAATCGTTCACCGTCCAGGTCATCACCGGTGTCCCGGCCGCGTGCAGCCGCGCCACCACCTCCGCGGTCAGCAACCGGTGTTGCACGGTCACCGCGGCGTCCGGCACCGGTGCTCCGGACAGCACGGTGGCCAGCGCGGTCGGGTCGGCCACCGTGCGCCAGGTGGGATAGCCGTGCCCGCGCAATGCCTCCAGCGTGTGCCAGCCCTTGGTGCTGACCAGGCAGCGTGCCGGGTCCAACCCGTCCGCGACGAGATACTCCACGAGTTCCGCCGCCGCCTCGCCGGTGTCGGTCTTCAGGTCCAGCAGGATCCGCGCCGGTTCCGGCACCATCGCCACCGCGCCGGCCAACGCGATCTCCCGCGCGGCTCGCCGCCGCACGGTCAGCGACCAGCGATCCCGGCGTAACCGACCCAGCCCGCCGAGCGGCAGGAAGTGCGAGCTGACCAGCACCCCGTCGATGGCCTGCACATCGATCTCGAACACCGACACCCCGAGCGCCACCAACTCCGCGCACCCGGCGGCCGAGGCCGGCGCGCGGTGCGCGATCGCCGTCACCACGCGCCCAGCCTGCCAAGCCGCTGCGGCTATTCCGACGCCAGGTAGGACAGACTGGACCCAGCCAGCCACCGATCAGGAGAAGGTCAGGCACCCATGTCGTTGCAGAAGGGCGAGCGAGCCCCGGACTTCGAGCTGCCCGACCAGGCCGGCACGCCGCGTCGGTTGACCGACCTGCTGGCCAGCGGTCCGGTGGTGCTGTTCTGGTTCCCGGCGGCGATGACCCCGGGGTGCACCAAGGAGGCCTGCCACTTCCGCGACCTCGCCGCGGAGTTCGCGAAGATCGGTGCGCAACGGATCGGCATCAGCACCGACGACGTGACCAAGCAGAAGCAGTTTCACGACAAACACGGTTTCGACTACCCATTGTTGTCCGATGCCTCCGGTGCGGTCGCGGCGCAGTACGGGGTCAAACGTGCCGGGATGCTCGGACGGTTGGCGCCCACCAAGCGGGTCACCTATGTAATCGGCGCGGACCAGACGATCCTGGACGTGATCAGCTCGGAACTGAAGTTCGCCGACCACGCCGACAAGGCGTTGGCCACGCTCGGCGCCGGCTGACTTCGGGCCCCGGGAGCCGCGACCGACGATGGCTGACGCCGCCCAACTGCTGGCCGCATTCGCCCTGGTGCTGGCCTGCGGGGTCTTCGTGTCCGCGGAGTTTGCGCTGCTCTCCGTCAACCGGCCGGCGGTGGAGAAGGCCGCGCGCGACGGTGATCAGGGCGCCCGCGGGGTGCTCACCG contains these protein-coding regions:
- a CDS encoding UvrD-helicase domain-containing protein encodes the protein MPFDVLGALPTGTTLLEASAGTGKTWTIAALLTRFVAEGAADLRDVLLITFGRAATRELRERVRERLSEARDVLALGPGPHPDPLLAHLAAGSPPEVAARQVRLARACVDFDAATIATTHGFCQLVIRSLGTAADADPSTELLEDLGDLVQEVALDLYLRRWAPTGDPLFGAKDALAIAREAATDTHARLLPDGDEPDERAGTRSRFATAVRTEVARRLRERRAMSFDDLLAHLAAVLAHSEDGPTVAARLRGRYRFVLVDEFQDTDPVQWEILHRAFHGHATLVLIGDPKQAIYAFRGGDVHSYLAAATVADTRATLHFNWRSDAALLRGLDTLFDGAALGEDEIVVGPVAAGRPAPLLRTPDARPPVQVRIVPTAGLPTKSNGAPLVDGVRPLVIRDLVAAIVEVLGEGSTIADDPSGPWRPVRPGDIAVLVRSNLQAEQARDALVAVGVPSVLRATSNVFATAAARDWLVLLEAVEQPHRVGRVRRLAVSAFIGWDAAALDAGGEAAHDVLAHQLRGWSAVLAERGVAALLTAVDAAHATMAGLLGQVGGERHATDLRHVGEILHAAALRDGLGLPALLTWLRRRIEEAATPQGNPERSRRLDSDAAAVQVVTVHASKGLEFPLVYVPFGWDRNVSEPAVALFHDKQGRRCRDVGGPSGAGWVEAVRAHQREDAGEDLRLLYVATTRARSALTVWWARSTITAESAVHRLLCRPRGPGSPPARVPVPDESGARTLIGERAAASAGSLAVVTAVLSATPRWTPAAAPVGEPVAARFDRTLDTAWRRSSYSSLTAVAHEAGPALFAGLAEAESPGTVDEPTDADDTAVPPVEPVAVVPAPAFALLPAGAAFGTVVHTVLETVDLAAADPVAALVTAATVALARTPIAELTGNELGTALLPALHTPLGVSASGRALRAFAADRLSELEFELPLAGGDRPGRLIRLAELAPVLETHLAAADPVRAWLPRLSSPDLADQPLRGYLTGSIDVVLRVSDPEAPGYLVVDYKTNRLHPAEEEPNLWHYRTEAMQTAMFAADYPLQALLYQVALHRYLTWRQPGYDPARHLRGALYLFLRGMSGADAGPDVPGVYAWRPAPAAVVATSEFLAGER
- the recC gene encoding exodeoxyribonuclease V subunit gamma → MLHVHRSADADVLVEGLAALLGTPVGDVFAAEIVAVPAKGVERWLAQRLSHVLGAGDGGAGVCANVLFPAPGPLLDAALAAALPDAADDGDPWDAERLVWPLLAVLDGADERLARRLAEGDRRFPAAARLAATFVRYGRERPGMLAGWAAGLDDTETDPLPPDLRWQPRIWRMLRERIGGPAPAEQLPAALARLHAHPELAALPERFSVYGANRLSTSRLQVLAALAGHREVHLWLNHASPALWAAVAEGREGHHPLLISLSRDVQALQRRLLALAPDLVDHVLPAPPRPDTLLGRLQVALALDAVPATALPLDRDDTSVAFHACHGRTRQVEVLREVVLERLAADASLQPRDIVVMCPDVEEFAPLIAAAFGGGVDAEEHAALAHPAAALAVRLADRSAHSANPLFAVAATLLRLAAGRVTVPDMLDLASSPAVRRRFGFDDDDVARLRGWVADACICWGLDGPHRARYKLSNTAQGTWRDGLDRLLLGAAMEDGSGWLADAVPVDDVDSADLDRLGRFAEFIDRVHAAVLAFTSAQPVAEWTRSLADAVLAVAAPLESWQGAALTTEVAEIAEAAGDSDIELSLKDMTALWAARASGRPTRSGFRTGTLTVCTLVPMRSVPHRVVVLLGLDDAAFPRAGVVDGDDLLARAPRDGERDPRAEDRQLLLDAVCAAGEHLIVLYTGADERTGLAVPPAVPLGELADALGTVARLPDGGRVRDAVTVRHPLQPFDPRNFGVGAGGTIRRTVSFDPAALAGARAMLSERRPRPRLVAEPLPALPAGDVELNDLRRMLLSPARGFLEQRLGVRLSTEDPEPPATLPVELSGLAEWEIGDRFLAARLRDVPPGHCIAIEQRRGALPPAALGEREAKRIGSTAETVAVLARPYLAVSAENLDVDVDLRVVGVARTLRGTVGGVRGDTVLRVSYSKVAAKHLLGAWMDLLALTVSRPGRAWQAVVAGRDRKDAARKVFGPVSAEVATAALAELIALADEGRRAPLPLPVNTAHAYALAVHRGMNPDNALAAAEREWRTRWGGEVVEDAHRLVWGRDATLADLGIARLATMAATVWAPVFAAERRGSP
- a CDS encoding alanine racemase encodes the protein MLLPDGLRTPALLVDLDRLEANVAGMAARAAEAGFALRPHAKTHKCLQVGQRQLAAGAAGLTVATVAEAEVFATICPDLFIAYPLWVDAERGARLRGLRERVRLSVGVDSAEGAAALARQAGAGLDVLVEIDSGHHRTGVTPDRAGEVAAAAARAGLVVRGVFTFPGHSYAPGAGAPAAHDEAQALAAAAAALHAVGLDAVIRSGGSTPSIGHTSGGTVTEARPGVYVFGDTQQLELGAIGPDHLALVAVGTVVHRGPEKVVLDAGSKVLGADRPAWASGFGYLPAHPEAAVIGLSEHHATLRWPGELPELGSPVAVVPNHVCNAVNLADELLITRAGRVIEAWPVAARGANT
- a CDS encoding S8 family peptidase translates to MAIERVRVRLVALAAFAALGVAAFGPAAAATRAVPGPRWVQVQAAQRADAHPFRSEVLHNRYLITFDPRTSNDEVGSALRHAEAAGGEAYYRYSRAVKGFAAELTPEALRRLRTDPSVAGIEPDATIAIASSEPNPPSWGLDRIDQHTLPLDNDYSWSETGKGVTAYIIDTGIRSTHQDLAGRVLPGYNIVDDGHGTEDCNGHGTHVSGTVGGTTYGVAKQIDLVPVRVLDCDGTGTISGVVKGVDWVTAHHDGPSVANMSLGGVTSDTLDAAVANSIAHGVNYVVAAGNDDDEACAYSPGRVPAVITVGAVGRTDARAEFSNYGQCVDLWAPGEDIVSDYGTGDSDISTLSGTSMASPHVAGVVAQYLQANPNATPAQVHAAIVGSSSPNVLSDLGDGSPNKMLFSLLPALLSGHGPTINPPLMVLGPATTKSDVSAPVQILLGAGTDPAEAIKSYELQRSDDAGKTWSDIPLPQPLARSVVTTMNTRTVLLRARALDPAGHAGPWATGPTAQFTLSDQNTRTAYAPSARWFSVNVPDAQDGTLAMSSDDGATATFTFTGTQFAWIADESSARGQAAVIIDGVQQAVVDLYSVTPGAQRVAYLGTGLASGAHTVMIKVLHRKNAASTGYLVGVDGWATAG
- a CDS encoding MBL fold metallo-hydrolase encodes the protein MDGAPDTTIDEIAQDIFRIATFVRDIGPTGFTFHQFLIRAEQPLLFHCGHRAMFPLVSAAVSTVLPVESLRWITFDHLEADESGGMNAFLAAAPQAEVAHGAMGCMVSLNDLADRPPRPLADGEVIDLGGKRVRHLDTPHVPHGWDARLLYEEVTGTLFCSDLFAHLGRGPAVTESDVVEPADAAETMFRGTSLTPDTAPTIRRLAELNPTTLAIMHGSSFSGDCAGALHGLADRYAVRHAAACGA
- a CDS encoding glycerophosphodiester phosphodiesterase, whose translation is MVTAIAHRAPASAAGCAELVALGVSVFEIDVQAIDGVLVSSHFLPLGGLGRLRRDRWSLTVRRRAAREIALAGAVAMVPEPARILLDLKTDTGEAAAELVEYLVADGLDPARCLVSTKGWHTLEALRGHGYPTWRTVADPTALATVLSGAPVPDAAVTVQHRLLTAEVVARLHAAGTPVMTWTVNDSARATALIDLGVDGVTSDSVEVLRRVAASR
- a CDS encoding peroxiredoxin, with protein sequence MSLQKGERAPDFELPDQAGTPRRLTDLLASGPVVLFWFPAAMTPGCTKEACHFRDLAAEFAKIGAQRIGISTDDVTKQKQFHDKHGFDYPLLSDASGAVAAQYGVKRAGMLGRLAPTKRVTYVIGADQTILDVISSELKFADHADKALATLGAG